One region of Armigeres subalbatus isolate Guangzhou_Male chromosome 3, GZ_Asu_2, whole genome shotgun sequence genomic DNA includes:
- the LOC134226228 gene encoding eukaryotic translation initiation factor 5A, producing the protein MAEMEDTHFEAGDSGASATFPMQCSALRKNGHVMLKARPCKIVEMSTSKTGKHGHAKVHLVGIDIFTGKKYEDICPSTHNMDVPHVKREDYQLTDIDDGFLVLLNDNGDLREDLKIPDGDLGTQLRSEFDSGKELVCTVLKSCGEETVIAIKNNTAADKN; encoded by the exons ATGGCCGAAATGGAGGATACCCACTTCGAGGCCGGAGATTCCGGTGCGTCCGCCACCTTCCCGATGCAGTGCTCGGCGCTCCGCAAAAATGGTCACGTTATGCTCAAGGCTCGTCCATGCAAAATCGTCGAAATGTCCACCTCCAAGACCGGTAAACACGGACACGCCAAGGTACATCTGGTCGGCATCGACATTTTCACCGGCAAAAA ATACGAAGATATTTGCCCATCCACCCACAACATGGACGTTCCACATGTTAAGCGCGAAGACTACCAGCTCACTGACATCGATGATGGCTTTTTAGTTCTCCTGAATGACAACGGCGATTTACGTGAAGATCTTAAAATTCCAGACGGTGACTTGGGAACACAATTGCGTTCTGAATTCGATTCTGGCAAGGAGTTAGTT TGTACCGTTCTTAAATCATGCGGCGAAGAAACTGTGATTGCCATCAAGAACAACACTGCTGCTGATAAAAACTAA